In Labrus bergylta chromosome 5, fLabBer1.1, whole genome shotgun sequence, the genomic window AATCTGAGTATCTTCATGTCATGCATTGTGGTATCATATTGATTATCGCAAGTATTACTTTCGTTCTATTGCTGAGGAAGCACAACAACTAGTGCCATGATGTTACACGTTACAGGGACGGTGATAGAAACTGATTCAAATGTTCTTACTTTAATAGAGTTAACCTTTTAAAATCAGACCACATGCATATGGTAGTGTGTTTTGTCCTATAAAAGTTTCCCttaaacacgttttttttttaaataatttaattgcCTTGCTTATGGTATCACTATGTTTCACAATGTATTGGATCGTAACCCTGTATTTTGACACTTATCACATTGCTGACAATACTGTGCAATATACTATACTATTTTACACTCATCATAAAGGTTAACTCTTTAGGAATCTATACAAACACAGTGAGCAGCCAGAGGATTGATTAACAATCCTCCACATTGAGTCATCTCCCCTCCATGTTTTGAAACAGATGTCACTGATGGTGATTGAGGTTAAAATTATGTGaagttcaattaaaaaaatattgttgatTAGCTCCATGTTCAAGTGAAATAACCGTTCAATCGACATCATGCTCCAGTTAGCACCATATCGACCAATTATTCTTCAAGCAGGTCAAATGCTCTGCTTTTAGAACAGATATTGATATGTTTGCCATgtgctgtgtttctctctgattATCCACCATGCCAGCATGAAAATAGACAGGGTTTATCCCGGTATTACCATGCCATTATATGGtcctaattttaaaaaaataaagcagttCTGCCCCTGCCCAGCTGCTATTAGACCCTGTTTAGCCTACAGGTTTGCTTTGAAAAACTCCCTCATTACAGCACCTCAAAGAAATATCATACAATAGCGAGTTGAAAAGGGCAATGCTTGAATGGAGTCTTAAAGGAGAGGCTGTACTTGGCCTTCAAGTATACATTCCTTCAGCTCAGTGCTTCCTCTGTggtctcacccccccccccccccactcaagACTCAGTTCCCACAGGGGACTGGGCCAAAGCAAACTCCTCAGAGGAAGTCTCCCTCTCTTagcagtgagagagagggggagagagggatgtCCTATCATCTGGCTCAGTGGGACCTGCTAAGCAGTAGGATGTGCAGAAGGGTGTTATGACTCCTTGTCCATGCTATGTCTATGATGTGGTGGCAAGTTAAGCCCGTGCGGCTGCTCTCCTGTGAGGTCAGTGTCAGATTTAGCCAGCAGGTCCCTTGTGGTGTCTGGGAgtgtctgttttctgactctattaTGTCTAGCACTCATTGCCTTCCTGGAGATGCAAACCTCAGGGTAGAAATAGTACCAGACAGGCAGACATCCTTTGTCAGGAAAACAACAGTCATGTCAGTAATTACAAGGTCTGATTACAGCACTGCAGCGGCTTCTAGAAAACCACTGGCCCTGAGTCAGGCAGGTGAGAGGTCGAGTCATCATTGCTAAGCAGGAAAGAGTCAGCAGGGGTCTGGGTTAAAAGACTTAACCTACAGtgggggtgtgtatgtgtgtgtgtgtgtgtgtgtgtgtgtgtgtgtactgtagctACTGGTTAGACAGGTAAAGACATTTGTGAATCATTGAGACGTGAGGGGAGTGTCCAGACAGACATGTTATGTATCTCTCATGATGCAAACAGTTTGAAGAAAAGGCTgagttaaatttaaaaaatgttacatcATTTAGTTATGGATCAACATCCTACACACTTCACATATTATTTTAGCTATAATGTATTCATGATAAATGTATAATGAAGTTGAAAGCACCTATTAGACATTTAGTTGATACCTTGTGAACAGTCGATAAAAACATACTTAATTCAAGAAAAAGCAAGAGTCACCAAATTGATCCGTTTTTAAACAGATGATGTATTCACATTTTATAAGTCATTTTACTTTGTGAATTACCTTAACAATAACTCCTTgattatacaaaaaaaatatgtagTAGACTTTCCTGTTAGCTTATTTGTcaactgattttcttttaacGCTACAGCAAGTttcagtttctgtgttttagGTAGACCTGACTtacatctgacacacacactcctacacacacacatacatgtctACTGTCAACCACCCACCAACTCCCTCCCATAGCTGCTTGtaagatcaaacacacacacacacacacacacacacacacacacacacacacacacacagtgtctgtTTTGTGTAGAGAAGCTGTGAGACATGTTCCTTTACCAGCCAGCCTTTTTGCTTAATGCTGAATCAGGTTTGTCATTCATTTCCATCCTGATGTGATTACACTAAACTGCGAATAAGGTTTCACAACTACATGCAGGCCCTCAGGAGTGTTCTCCATTGAAGATTTTGTAAGTAGATAGATAGAGTAATCATCATTTGTCCTGAATCGCAAACACAGACGAGCAGGAGATGGGAGTGTTTGCCATTCCTGGAGGCAGAATATCATAGTAGTGAGTAAGAGAGTAGCAGGCAGGTCTGTGCCGGCCTCGACGCCTGTCCAGGTAAACATATCCCCTGTCTGACAAGTGCAGACCTGAGGGCTGAGGAGGTTAGCAACTCAACACATGCTCTTACTGTTTGCCACACACGCAGACATACAATATATACAATGTAGGTGCACTGCAGATTCAGTATTTTATGGCACATAACAAGGCAGATGCTTCCCTCAGGTTTTCTCAGTGCGGTCTTACTCTTATATTTCATGACTCTGTAGCCCTGCGTTAACATGCAAACCCTCCCTGAACACTTCAACTCGATTGTCTGTCAGAGCTGAGTGCAATTACTTTAatttgtctccctctgtctctatATTGCAATATTTCTGTGGTTCAGGCAGTCGATCTGCTCCACCTGATGGCGCCTCTTCTGCCTGGCAGGGAGCAATGTAGCCCTGCTGGCTGCCAGCCAGACCAGCTTGAGTGTCTGCTCAGCTCAAAGCCCTGCTCAcgcacacactacacacacacacacacacacacacacccaacacaTAGACAAACATGTAGACATGCCAAGCTCAAAATCTGAATGCTTACACAGATGCATCTACTGTCCTCCATGTCTTTCTGTTAATTCTTTTCTGTTAATCTAATTTCCctactttgttttctttatcacTGAGCtggaattgtaaaaaaaaaaaaaaagtcgcaTCATGTTCAGACATACACTTCTTATAAATATTGGCATTTACAGGCACACAGGAGCATTTTTAGAAGTTGTGGGCTCTTGAAATATCCATTGTACTCTATGGTGTAATATCTGCATTTTATCTTTGCAAGGATTGTGATGATTAACTGTGTGTTGTCTCTTCTGTCCTCAGTCGCCCAGCCCAGCTCCAGCCAAGAGGTCCAAATTTGACAAACTACTATCTCCATCAGCTGACAAAGACAGGAAACCTGACTGGTTACAATCGCTGTCAAAGTCTGCACACAAGGTTTGCTTTCTGAGATTCCATGTAATTAGTGTGAAAACTGATTTGTGGTTAAGCTCAAGGGTCAAAAGGGTGACATCAAAGCCTTTGTCCTTTTGAATCATCACATTATCATCTATGCAAGACCTCTCGTCATTTCGTCTCATCACATGAGGAGAGGCCTTTGAGTGCTCTTCAtggattatttcatttttctggaGATATCTTACTGTGAATTTATgcagtttcttttttcatttttccagGATCTGAAGCAGGTCCAACTGAAACAGCGGCCCTCTGCTTTCCGTCCCTGGTCCCCTAAATCCGTAGAAAAAGACAAACCAGTCTCTCAAAATGAAATGGAGAGGTGAGTCATCTACGGACAGTggcactttttattttgaaaaataatattttttaaatcaaccaaTTAAATGCCTTAAATGTACCCATATTACATTCTCAGGTCCCATTCAAAGACTCACGAGACTTTGGCAGCTCCCAATCTGACACAAGCTCCCCTGGCCCCTCCAGTCCATCCCAGGGACAGCGATGCTCCTGGCAGGGGGCCTTTAGCCGTTTCCAGGCCGCCACAGGAGCTGTCTAATGGTGATGCACAACCTGCCGTGAAACCAGCACCCTCAAGCACCGCCAACATACCCGAAGACATGGACACAGATGGAGAGATTGATGTGGATGACTGTGACGATCGTGAGTGCTACCATTCATTTTGTAACaatccagagaagaagaaaaatgtaacTCAACAAAAGTCAGTTAAGACACAGATTTACATTCGCAATTTATATTACAAAGTAAGGCTCTTGTGGAAAAAAGCCACAGCAGAGCTGGCTCAGAGAGATTCCTGTGCAACTCTGCCACCTGGTGTTGAATGGAAGAAATACAGGAGAAATAATGTATCCACAGTTAATAGTCTGTAGAAagaaagtttttctttctttcactgaTGGAAAATGTTAAGAAAGTATATTATTACAGTGATTCCAACTTGAAGGAGGTACCCCTGCAGTTACCAGAGGGTGGGTTAGGATTGTGATGTAACTCATTTCTGTATTGATAATGTTATAATTGTCTCCCTCAGGTCCAGTGACAGCTCCCACTATTACTTCTCCTCCGTCGGCCTCCACCAGTGTGTCGCAGACTCTGACCCCTCAGAGCGCCACCCGACCTCAGGAGGGACCTGCCTGGCTGTCGGGGAGCCAGTGCTCTGAGATGGATACCGTGAGGCAGATGATAAATGGCGGCATGGATACCAAAGAGGCCAGGGAAAAAGTTCTGCAGGAGATCATCAGAATAAGAGTGAAGCAGGAAGAAAAACTGGCATCTGCTGTGCAAGCTAAACGCAGCCTTCAGCAGGTAGCACATGGCGTCTTTGTGTACTACTGTgggaaaataattaattaatatttcagacgttttttacattatatttattgtcatttttatttattatacatttCTGAAGTTTAGAACTTGTATTGATTGTAATGTTTCTACAGGAATTGGAGTTTGTGAGGGTTGCAAAGAAAGGCCGTCTCCGTGAGGCCATAGAAGCCAAGCGCAACCTACGAAAGGAGATAGAACGCCTTCGTGTGGATTgggagaggaagatgagggaTGCAGAGGAGTCTTGTGGGCGACTGAAGAGagagttggagagagagagagagcaacgaGTTTGTGACAAAGGCTGCGAGGCTGAACGTCTCCGTGTTAAATACTCCTCTCAGGTAAGATGTCTACCCATATTCACCAAAGCTAATATTATATAGTTGTTAGGTGTTGTTTAAAGAGGGCATATTATCccacttttccaccttttcaaacagtcccctgtggtctaaatgaaacatctgtgctgtgctttggtcaaaatataacatgaatcaagcaccagaggaggtttgtgacccttgataaaccagctctctcagaacgctccgttttggtgtgtgtgtctctttaaatacaatgatcccccctgagttttccctgtagacatcactcctctgtaccgagaataaaaatggcagacctgcccAAAAGTGTTGTTCTAAGCGGAGAGAGGAGAGTATTttcttttaccagaatccagtttgtgacatcacaagttgagcaaatttgaaacggagcacatttctctgtgttgtaagacttatgcagactacaaacaaaggactggatgggtttatttcacattttgtgggtcggtagacactcaggttacccaaatatatgttctaaaacactgtagaagtggatttttcataatttgtCCCCTTTAATCTTTTACCACATGGGTGTACTTTATCAGTACTAACTGCTGTCTGCATTATGTTTTGCAGATTGAAGAGTTGCATGTGCAGCTACAGCAGGCAGAGGCTGACCGTGAGCAGCTGAGACAGGAGCTTCAGCAGGAGAGAGAAGCCCGGCAGAGCCTGGAGACCGTTGTCAAAGACCTGCAAACCCAGCTGTTCCAGCAGACTGACAGCAACCACCCCGGAGACTCCAAGGACGCAAATACAGAAGCACACAGACGGACCACACAGCACACCAATGGATCCTAGAGTTGCACATTCACAACCGGAGAAAGAGACTCAATAACATGAACACTTGTTGCACCTcctgttggggaaaaaaagaaactcagcAAAATGCTTTGTCCATTTTCTAGAGGAAAAATCTGTCAAATATAATACGATGTAGTATAAATCAATATTATAATGACAATATATGAATTATATGAAATGAACTGGAAAGTAGCATGATATATGAGCATGTTTTTAGAGCGTGATATTaagaaaggcttcttcagtgaTGAACTCATCTTTCCAGTGACGTCAGAGCCCTCTATTAGACACCTGATGCTGTCCAAGGATTTTATTTTGGTATAAGCTATTCAAAGATGTGCAAATATAGCCACACAACACTACTTGAAAATGAAGGGAAGAAACATGTTGCGCCTGGTGAAACATGAGCAGATAATGAATCTCTTGGTGCCACAAAATATTGGTACACTCAAAGGTGTCCTTGCAGACTACTGGAAACAAGAGACACCAGTTTACCACTATTTACTTTTAATATCAGCTTGCTTTTTATAACTGTGTAGAGGATGTACTTTTTAAGAAATATTGCTTGCGCAGCACTGTTATTCCACagacaagaaaaacacatccataAACAAACATGTACGCATGTATACCAGCTTGTCTACCTTTTGTATTTTATAAACCTTAAGTATTGGAGGTTACGTGGGCTACCTTCAGGTCCACCACTGTTTTATGCTAGATATTTTATGAAagtgttactttttaataatatGATGCAACTTTACTAGTTGTTTAACCATTGTTTTCCAGTAATGTTTTTTGCAACAGAACCATGTGATAAATAGTAATTCTTCTTACCCATGTTAGTGCGAACAAGTCTAAACATGCCctccttaaagaaaaaaaaaagtcaatagcTTTCTGTTTTTCGTTCAAATGCGGTACTtcttatacatttttattgtaacATAATTTATATTCTAAGATAATTTGCTGCCTATCAAAAGAAAGcattaattttttttgtcactggtTTTAGGGCTCTTAAATCAACAAATGCTGTTTATATGAAcaacatttctacatatatacagaatattgatatatatttttttactttaagaaAAGGAATtgcactttttaaagaaaagaaccTTGCATTGTGCATTGTACTCCCCGTCACAGTTT contains:
- the skib gene encoding v-ski avian sarcoma viral oncogene homolog b isoform X1, which translates into the protein MEATSFQPHPGLQQTLKQFHLSSMRSLGGPAAFSARWHQDSLFGKDGKSVEMMFTLPAQTPPVMSGPLFIPSDRSTERCETVLEREPISCFVVGGEKRLCLPQILNSVLRDFSLQQINSVCDDLHIYCSRCTADQLEILKVVGILPFSAPSCGLITQTDAERLCNALIYGGTFPPHCNKELGSLELERTEKSFKVYHECFGRCKGLFVPELYTGPSAACIQCMDCRLMFPPHKFVVHSHKRLENRTVHWGFDSANWRAYVLLDPDYTGKEEKSHLEQLLKELKGKYDLTGKRSSISCRVSLSPSPAPAKRSKFDKLLSPSADKDRKPDWLQSLSKSAHKDLKQVQLKQRPSAFRPWSPKSVEKDKPVSQNEMERSHSKTHETLAAPNLTQAPLAPPVHPRDSDAPGRGPLAVSRPPQELSNGDAQPAVKPAPSSTANIPEDMDTDGEIDVDDCDDRPVTAPTITSPPSASTSVSQTLTPQSATRPQEGPAWLSGSQCSEMDTVRQMINGGMDTKEAREKVLQEIIRIRVKQEEKLASAVQAKRSLQQELEFVRVAKKGRLREAIEAKRNLRKEIERLRVDWERKMRDAEESCGRLKRELEREREQRVCDKGCEAERLRVKYSSQIEELHVQLQQAEADREQLRQELQQEREARQSLETVVKDLQTQLFQQTDSNHPGDSKDANTEAHRRTTQHTNGS
- the skib gene encoding v-ski avian sarcoma viral oncogene homolog b isoform X2 — its product is MEATSFQPHPGLQQTLKQFHLSSMRSLGGPAAFSARWHQDSLFGKDGKSVEMMFTLPAQTPPVMSGPLFIPSDRSTERCETVLEREPISCFVVGGEKRLCLPQILNSVLRDFSLQQINSVCDDLHIYCSRCTADQLEILKVVGILPFSAPSCGLITQTDAERLCNALIYGGTFPPHCNKELGSLELERTEKSFKVYHECFGRCKGLFVPELYTGPSAACIQCMDCRLMFPPHKFVVHSHKRLENRTVHWGFDSANWRAYVLLDPDYTGKEEKSHLEQLLKELKGKYDLTGKRSSISCRSPSPAPAKRSKFDKLLSPSADKDRKPDWLQSLSKSAHKDLKQVQLKQRPSAFRPWSPKSVEKDKPVSQNEMERSHSKTHETLAAPNLTQAPLAPPVHPRDSDAPGRGPLAVSRPPQELSNGDAQPAVKPAPSSTANIPEDMDTDGEIDVDDCDDRPVTAPTITSPPSASTSVSQTLTPQSATRPQEGPAWLSGSQCSEMDTVRQMINGGMDTKEAREKVLQEIIRIRVKQEEKLASAVQAKRSLQQELEFVRVAKKGRLREAIEAKRNLRKEIERLRVDWERKMRDAEESCGRLKRELEREREQRVCDKGCEAERLRVKYSSQIEELHVQLQQAEADREQLRQELQQEREARQSLETVVKDLQTQLFQQTDSNHPGDSKDANTEAHRRTTQHTNGS